The Synchiropus splendidus isolate RoL2022-P1 chromosome 1, RoL_Sspl_1.0, whole genome shotgun sequence genome includes a window with the following:
- the ppfia1 gene encoding liprin-alpha-1 isoform X4, with the protein MMCEVMPTISEAEGPGGGGGSGRRGSGSPLQSDSEGHFESLMVSMLEERDRLLETLRETQENLGLTQGKLHEVSHERDSLQRQLNTALPQEFAALTKEVNVCREQLLEKEEEIAELKAERNNTRLLLEHLECLVSRHERSLRMTVVKRQAQSPAGVSSEVEVLKALKSLFEHHKALDEKVRERLRVALERCSALEEQLTISHKELAYLREQSSLKRGLADGTSDVNHNSENTPNTNGKRSSDGSLSQEDESAPGYRKVGELQEMVDRQTADLSQMKERMATMAGRVSELEEDLDTARKDLIKSEDSNTRLQRDLRESMAQKEDMEERITTLEKRYLAAQREATSVHDLNDKLENEVANKDSLFRQTEERNRQLQEKLELAEQKLQQTIRKAETLPEVEAELAQRVAALTKAEERHGNVEERLKQLEAQLEEKNQELLRARQREKMNEEHNKRLSETVDKLLTESNERLQLHLKERMSALEDKNALIRELEHTKKLIEESHHEKDQLLIQIETMRAETEQGRGGNNSLLHGRSPMGSTPDFRYPVSASSMMDSNSDHFGGALVLRRPQKGRVAALRDEPSKVQTLNEQEWERVQQANVLANVAHAFESDMDASDLEDDRETIFSSVDLLSPGQADAQTLALMLQEQLDAINNEIRMIQEEKENTAIRAEEIECRVGSGDSLGGRFRSMSSIPPSLCAGSSVGGSPPGSGSSTPRRIPRSPNRELDRMGVMTLPSDLRKHRRKASQDDKATIRCETSPPTTPRSMRLNREGGHAASQEDIRDIRGLAGLQDGQGSDPSSSNSSQDSLNKAAKKKSIKSSIGRLFGKKEKGRPSIPGKESPSQAGTPEGENSPKDGLGMGTLGGAAEKNRKLQKNPKTGHELLEEARRQGLPFAQWDGPTVVVWLELWVGMPAWYVAACRANVKSGAIMSALSDTEIQREIGISNPLHRLKLRLAIQEIMSLTSPSAPPTSRTSTGNVWVTHEEMESLAATPPTTLAYGDMNHEWIGNEWLPSLGLPQYRSYFMESLVDARMLDHLTKKDLRGQLKMVDSFHRNSFQCGVMCLRRLNYDRKELERKREESQMDLKDVLVWSNERLISWVQSIGLKEYSANLYESGVHGALLSLDETFDHNTLALLLQIPMQNTQARATLEREYNSLLAIGTDRRMEEDDDKNFRRAPSWRKKFRPKDMRVISLGASDTLPANFRVTSSNTASPSMQPKRSPMDGSQSIQRLDTATVRTYSC; encoded by the exons ATGATGTGCGAGGTGATGCCTACCATCAGTGAGGCAGAAGGGCCTGGCGGGGGAGGAGGCAGCGGTCGACGGGGCTCTGGTTCGCCGCTACAGTCAGACTCTGAAGGTCATTTTGAGTCGCTGATGGTATCCATGCTGGAGGAGAGGGATCGTCTTCTGGAGACTCTGAGAGAGACTCAGGAGAATCTGGGATTGACCCAGGGAAAACTGCATGAGGTCAGCCATGAGAGAGACTCGCTGCAGAGGCAACTGAACACGGCACTACCTCAG GAGTTTGCTGCTCTGACGAAGGAGGTGAATGTGTGTCGGGAGCAGCTCttggaaaaagaggaagagatTGCTGAATTAAAGGCGGAGAGGAACAACACACGG CTGTTGTTGGAGCACCTTGAGTGTCTGGTATCACGACATGAGCGCAGTCTGAGAATGACAGTCGTAAAGCGGCAGGCACAGTCTCCTGCAGGGGTCTCCAGTGAAGTGGAAGTACTCAAAGCACTCAAGTCGTTATTTGAACATCATAAAGCCCTCGATGAGAAG GTGAGAGAGAGACTCCGCGTGGCTCTGGAGCGATGCAGTGCTCTGGAGGAGCAACTCACCATCTCACACAAAGAA TTGGCATACCTGCGGGAGCAGAGCAGTCTGAAGAGAGGATTGGCGGATGGCACCAGTGACGTGAACCACAACTCTGAAAACACTCCCAACACCAATGGcaag AGGTCATCAGACGGCTCCTTAAGTCAAGAAGATGAGTCCGCACCGGGCTACAGAAAGGTCGGTGAGCTCCAAGAGATGGTGGACCGCCAGACAGCTGATCTCAGTCAGATGAAGGAGCGCATGGCAACAATGGCAGGGCGGGTgtcggagctggaggaggacctGGACACTGCCAGAAAAGACCTCATCAAGTCTGAAGACTCCAACACACGGCTTCAGAGGGACCTAAGAGAG TCAATGGCTCAGAAGGAAGACATGGAGGAGAGGATCACTACTCTGGAGAAACGTTACCTAGCAGCTCAGCGAGAGGCGACTTCCGTCCACGACCTTAACGACAAGTTGGAGAACGAAGTGGCAAACAAGGATTCACTCTTCAGACAG ACCGAAGAAAGGAATCGACAGCTGCAAGAGAAGCTGGAGCTCGCTGAGCAGAAGCTTCAGCAAACCATTCGTAAAGCTGAGACCCTGCCTGaggtggaggcagagctggCTCAAAGAGTTGCCGCCCTCACTAAG GCTGAGGAACGCCATGGCAACGTGGAGGAGAGACTAAAACAGCTGGAGGCACAGCTAGAGGAGAAGAACCAGGAGCTTCTGAGA GCGCGACAGCGTGAGAAGATGAATGAAGAGCACAACAAGCGACTTTCAGAGACCGTTGACAAGCTGCTGACCGAGTCCAATGAACGACTTCAGCTGCACCTGAAGGAAAGGATGTCTGCCCTGGAGGACAAG AATGCCCTGATCAGGGAACTGGAGCACACCAAGAAACTGATTGAGGAATCTCACCATGAAAAG GATCAGCTGCTGATCCAAATTGAGACAATGAGAGCAGAGACAGAGCAGGGACGCGGCGGGAACAACTCCTTACTACACGG ACGTTCACCGATGGGCAGTACTCCAGACTTCAGATATCCAGTGTCGGCATCGTCAATGATGGACAGTAACTCGGATCACTTTGGTGGTGCTTTGGTTCTGAGGCGACCTCAAAAGGGGCGAGTGGCCGCCCTGCGGGACGAGCCGTCCAAG GTGCAGACCCTGAACGAGCAGGAGTGGGAGCGCGTGCAGCAGGCTAACGTGCTGGCCAACGTGGCCCACGCTTTCGAGAGTGACATGGATGCATCTGACCTGGAGGATGACCGTGAGACTATCTTCAGTTCGGTAGACCTTCTGTCGCCTGGCCAGGCAGATGCCCAAACACTGGCTTTGATGCTGCAGGAACAGCTCGATGCCATTAACAACGAAATACG AATGATccaagaggagaaggagaacacTGCCATCCGGGCGGAGGAGATCGAGTGTCGAGTGGGAAGTGGTGACAGTCTTGGAGGGCGTTTCCGCTCTATGAGCTCCATTCCTCCATCGCTGTGTGCCGGCTCCTCAGTGGGTGGTTCACCACCAGGCTCTGGTAGCTCCACACCAAGAAGGATCCCCCGCAGTCCCAATAGGGAACTGGACCGAATGGGCGTCATGACCCTG CCTAGTGACCTGCGCAAGCACCGCAGGAAG GCTTCTCAGGATGACAAAGCCACAATCCGATGTGAAACGTCTCCTCCCACAACTCCCCGCTCCATGCGTttgaacagagagggaggacaCGCTGCCAGCCAAGAGGACATTCGGGATATCAGGGG GCTGGCCGGTCTGCAGGATGGTCAGGGCAGTGaccccagcagcagcaacagcagccaggATTCTCTCAACAAGGCTGCCAAAAAGAAAAGTATCAAGTCTTCAATCGGACGCCTATTCGGGAAGAAGGAGAAGGGCCGACCCAGCATTCCTGGAAAAGAGTCCCCTAGTCAAG CAGGAACTCCAGAGGGTGAGAACTCGCCAAAGGACGGTTTGGGAATGGGAACGTTGGGAGGAGCCGCTGAGAAGAACAGGAAGCTGCAGAAAAA TCCAAAGACCGG ACATGAGTTGCTTGAAGAAGCTCGAAGACAAGGCTTGCCTTTCGCTCAGTGGGACGGTCCCACCGTGGTGGTCTGGCTTGAG CTCTGGGTGGGCATGCCGGCCTGGTACGTGGCTGCCTGTCGGGCCAATGTCAAGAGTGGCGCCATCATGTCCGCGCTGTCGGACACAGAGATCCAGAGAGAAATCGGCATCAGCAATCCACTGCACCGACTTAAGCTCCGCCTTGCCATCCAAGAAATCATGTCCCTCACCAGCCCGTCTGCTCCTCCCACGTCCAGAACG TCCACAGGAAACGTTTGGGTCACGCATGAAGAAATGGAAAGTTTGGCGGCCACGCCCCCCACG ACGCTGGCGTACGGCGACATGAATCATGAGTGGATAGGTAATGAATGGCTGCCCAGCCTGGGTCTCCCACAGTACCGCTCCTACTTCATGGAATCCCTGGTGGACGCCCGCATGCTGGACCACCTGACCAAAAAGGACCTGCGAGGACAGCTGAAGATGGTGGATAGCTTTCACAG GAACAGCTTTCAGTGTGGAGTCATGTGTTTGCGGAGACTGAACTACGACAGGAAAGAGCTTGAAAGGAAAAGAGAGGAATCTCAGATGGACCTTAAAG ACGTGCTTGTGTGGAGTAATGAGCGCCTCATCAGCTGGGTTCAGTCAATTGGCCTGAAAGAGTACAGTGCAAACCTCTATGAGAGCGGAGTCCATGGAGCCCTGCTGTCCTTGGATGAGACCTTCGACCACAACACTCTTGCTCTGCTGCTACAGATCCCTATGCAGAACACACAG GCCAGAGCGACCCTGGAGCGAGAGTACAACAGTCTCCTGGCCATCGGAACAGATCGCAGAATGGAAGAG GACGACGACAAGAACTTCCGTCGTGCTCCATCATGGAGAAAGAAGTTTCGACCCAAAGACATGAGGGTGATATCGCTGGGTGCCTCCGACACGCTGCCTGCAAACTTCAGAGTGACCAGCAGCAACACGGCGTCTCCCTCCATGCAGCCAAAGAGAAGTCCCATGGATG GAAGTCAGTCTATACAGAGGCTGGACACTGCCACAGTCAGGACCTACTCTTGTTAA
- the ppfia1 gene encoding liprin-alpha-1 isoform X8 has translation MMCEVMPTISEAEGPGGGGGSGRRGSGSPLQSDSEGHFESLMVSMLEERDRLLETLRETQENLGLTQGKLHEVSHERDSLQRQLNTALPQEFAALTKEVNVCREQLLEKEEEIAELKAERNNTRLLLEHLECLVSRHERSLRMTVVKRQAQSPAGVSSEVEVLKALKSLFEHHKALDEKVRERLRVALERCSALEEQLTISHKELAYLREQSSLKRGLADGTSDVNHNSENTPNTNGKRSSDGSLSQEDESAPGYRKVGELQEMVDRQTADLSQMKERMATMAGRVSELEEDLDTARKDLIKSEDSNTRLQRDLRESMAQKEDMEERITTLEKRYLAAQREATSVHDLNDKLENEVANKDSLFRQTEERNRQLQEKLELAEQKLQQTIRKAETLPEVEAELAQRVAALTKAEERHGNVEERLKQLEAQLEEKNQELLRARQREKMNEEHNKRLSETVDKLLTESNERLQLHLKERMSALEDKNALIRELEHTKKLIEESHHEKDQLLIQIETMRAETEQGRGGNNSLLHGRSPMGSTPDFRYPVSASSMMDSNSDHFGGALVLRRPQKGRVAALRDEPSKVQTLNEQEWERVQQANVLANVAHAFESDMDASDLEDDRETIFSSVDLLSPGQADAQTLALMLQEQLDAINNEIRMIQEEKENTAIRAEEIECRVGSGDSLGGRFRSMSSIPPSLCAGSSVGGSPPGSGSSTPRRIPRSPNRELDRMGVMTLPSDLRKHRRKASQDDKATIRCETSPPTTPRSMRLNREGGHAASQEDIRDIRGLAGLQDGQGSDPSSSNSSQDSLNKAAKKKSIKSSIGRLFGKKEKGRPSIPGKESPSQAGTPEGENSPKDGLGMGTLGGAAEKNRKLQKNPKTGHELLEEARRQGLPFAQWDGPTVVVWLELWVGMPAWYVAACRANVKSGAIMSALSDTEIQREIGISNPLHRLKLRLAIQEIMSLTSPSAPPTSRTEDDEGSWAQTLAYGDMNHEWIGNEWLPSLGLPQYRSYFMESLVDARMLDHLTKKDLRGQLKMVDSFHRNSFQCGVMCLRRLNYDRKELERKREESQMDLKDVLVWSNERLISWVQSIGLKEYSANLYESGVHGALLSLDETFDHNTLALLLQIPMQNTQARATLEREYNSLLAIGTDRRMEEDDDKNFRRAPSWRKKFRPKDMRVISLGASDTLPANFRVTSSNTASPSMQPKRSPMDGSQSIQRLDTATVRTYSC, from the exons ATGATGTGCGAGGTGATGCCTACCATCAGTGAGGCAGAAGGGCCTGGCGGGGGAGGAGGCAGCGGTCGACGGGGCTCTGGTTCGCCGCTACAGTCAGACTCTGAAGGTCATTTTGAGTCGCTGATGGTATCCATGCTGGAGGAGAGGGATCGTCTTCTGGAGACTCTGAGAGAGACTCAGGAGAATCTGGGATTGACCCAGGGAAAACTGCATGAGGTCAGCCATGAGAGAGACTCGCTGCAGAGGCAACTGAACACGGCACTACCTCAG GAGTTTGCTGCTCTGACGAAGGAGGTGAATGTGTGTCGGGAGCAGCTCttggaaaaagaggaagagatTGCTGAATTAAAGGCGGAGAGGAACAACACACGG CTGTTGTTGGAGCACCTTGAGTGTCTGGTATCACGACATGAGCGCAGTCTGAGAATGACAGTCGTAAAGCGGCAGGCACAGTCTCCTGCAGGGGTCTCCAGTGAAGTGGAAGTACTCAAAGCACTCAAGTCGTTATTTGAACATCATAAAGCCCTCGATGAGAAG GTGAGAGAGAGACTCCGCGTGGCTCTGGAGCGATGCAGTGCTCTGGAGGAGCAACTCACCATCTCACACAAAGAA TTGGCATACCTGCGGGAGCAGAGCAGTCTGAAGAGAGGATTGGCGGATGGCACCAGTGACGTGAACCACAACTCTGAAAACACTCCCAACACCAATGGcaag AGGTCATCAGACGGCTCCTTAAGTCAAGAAGATGAGTCCGCACCGGGCTACAGAAAGGTCGGTGAGCTCCAAGAGATGGTGGACCGCCAGACAGCTGATCTCAGTCAGATGAAGGAGCGCATGGCAACAATGGCAGGGCGGGTgtcggagctggaggaggacctGGACACTGCCAGAAAAGACCTCATCAAGTCTGAAGACTCCAACACACGGCTTCAGAGGGACCTAAGAGAG TCAATGGCTCAGAAGGAAGACATGGAGGAGAGGATCACTACTCTGGAGAAACGTTACCTAGCAGCTCAGCGAGAGGCGACTTCCGTCCACGACCTTAACGACAAGTTGGAGAACGAAGTGGCAAACAAGGATTCACTCTTCAGACAG ACCGAAGAAAGGAATCGACAGCTGCAAGAGAAGCTGGAGCTCGCTGAGCAGAAGCTTCAGCAAACCATTCGTAAAGCTGAGACCCTGCCTGaggtggaggcagagctggCTCAAAGAGTTGCCGCCCTCACTAAG GCTGAGGAACGCCATGGCAACGTGGAGGAGAGACTAAAACAGCTGGAGGCACAGCTAGAGGAGAAGAACCAGGAGCTTCTGAGA GCGCGACAGCGTGAGAAGATGAATGAAGAGCACAACAAGCGACTTTCAGAGACCGTTGACAAGCTGCTGACCGAGTCCAATGAACGACTTCAGCTGCACCTGAAGGAAAGGATGTCTGCCCTGGAGGACAAG AATGCCCTGATCAGGGAACTGGAGCACACCAAGAAACTGATTGAGGAATCTCACCATGAAAAG GATCAGCTGCTGATCCAAATTGAGACAATGAGAGCAGAGACAGAGCAGGGACGCGGCGGGAACAACTCCTTACTACACGG ACGTTCACCGATGGGCAGTACTCCAGACTTCAGATATCCAGTGTCGGCATCGTCAATGATGGACAGTAACTCGGATCACTTTGGTGGTGCTTTGGTTCTGAGGCGACCTCAAAAGGGGCGAGTGGCCGCCCTGCGGGACGAGCCGTCCAAG GTGCAGACCCTGAACGAGCAGGAGTGGGAGCGCGTGCAGCAGGCTAACGTGCTGGCCAACGTGGCCCACGCTTTCGAGAGTGACATGGATGCATCTGACCTGGAGGATGACCGTGAGACTATCTTCAGTTCGGTAGACCTTCTGTCGCCTGGCCAGGCAGATGCCCAAACACTGGCTTTGATGCTGCAGGAACAGCTCGATGCCATTAACAACGAAATACG AATGATccaagaggagaaggagaacacTGCCATCCGGGCGGAGGAGATCGAGTGTCGAGTGGGAAGTGGTGACAGTCTTGGAGGGCGTTTCCGCTCTATGAGCTCCATTCCTCCATCGCTGTGTGCCGGCTCCTCAGTGGGTGGTTCACCACCAGGCTCTGGTAGCTCCACACCAAGAAGGATCCCCCGCAGTCCCAATAGGGAACTGGACCGAATGGGCGTCATGACCCTG CCTAGTGACCTGCGCAAGCACCGCAGGAAG GCTTCTCAGGATGACAAAGCCACAATCCGATGTGAAACGTCTCCTCCCACAACTCCCCGCTCCATGCGTttgaacagagagggaggacaCGCTGCCAGCCAAGAGGACATTCGGGATATCAGGGG GCTGGCCGGTCTGCAGGATGGTCAGGGCAGTGaccccagcagcagcaacagcagccaggATTCTCTCAACAAGGCTGCCAAAAAGAAAAGTATCAAGTCTTCAATCGGACGCCTATTCGGGAAGAAGGAGAAGGGCCGACCCAGCATTCCTGGAAAAGAGTCCCCTAGTCAAG CAGGAACTCCAGAGGGTGAGAACTCGCCAAAGGACGGTTTGGGAATGGGAACGTTGGGAGGAGCCGCTGAGAAGAACAGGAAGCTGCAGAAAAA TCCAAAGACCGG ACATGAGTTGCTTGAAGAAGCTCGAAGACAAGGCTTGCCTTTCGCTCAGTGGGACGGTCCCACCGTGGTGGTCTGGCTTGAG CTCTGGGTGGGCATGCCGGCCTGGTACGTGGCTGCCTGTCGGGCCAATGTCAAGAGTGGCGCCATCATGTCCGCGCTGTCGGACACAGAGATCCAGAGAGAAATCGGCATCAGCAATCCACTGCACCGACTTAAGCTCCGCCTTGCCATCCAAGAAATCATGTCCCTCACCAGCCCGTCTGCTCCTCCCACGTCCAGAACG GAGGATGACGAGGGCAGCTGGGCCCAG ACGCTGGCGTACGGCGACATGAATCATGAGTGGATAGGTAATGAATGGCTGCCCAGCCTGGGTCTCCCACAGTACCGCTCCTACTTCATGGAATCCCTGGTGGACGCCCGCATGCTGGACCACCTGACCAAAAAGGACCTGCGAGGACAGCTGAAGATGGTGGATAGCTTTCACAG GAACAGCTTTCAGTGTGGAGTCATGTGTTTGCGGAGACTGAACTACGACAGGAAAGAGCTTGAAAGGAAAAGAGAGGAATCTCAGATGGACCTTAAAG ACGTGCTTGTGTGGAGTAATGAGCGCCTCATCAGCTGGGTTCAGTCAATTGGCCTGAAAGAGTACAGTGCAAACCTCTATGAGAGCGGAGTCCATGGAGCCCTGCTGTCCTTGGATGAGACCTTCGACCACAACACTCTTGCTCTGCTGCTACAGATCCCTATGCAGAACACACAG GCCAGAGCGACCCTGGAGCGAGAGTACAACAGTCTCCTGGCCATCGGAACAGATCGCAGAATGGAAGAG GACGACGACAAGAACTTCCGTCGTGCTCCATCATGGAGAAAGAAGTTTCGACCCAAAGACATGAGGGTGATATCGCTGGGTGCCTCCGACACGCTGCCTGCAAACTTCAGAGTGACCAGCAGCAACACGGCGTCTCCCTCCATGCAGCCAAAGAGAAGTCCCATGGATG GAAGTCAGTCTATACAGAGGCTGGACACTGCCACAGTCAGGACCTACTCTTGTTAA
- the ppfia1 gene encoding liprin-alpha-1 isoform X5, which produces MMCEVMPTISEAEGPGGGGGSGRRGSGSPLQSDSEGHFESLMVSMLEERDRLLETLRETQENLGLTQGKLHEVSHERDSLQRQLNTALPQEFAALTKEVNVCREQLLEKEEEIAELKAERNNTRLLLEHLECLVSRHERSLRMTVVKRQAQSPAGVSSEVEVLKALKSLFEHHKALDEKVRERLRVALERCSALEEQLTISHKELAYLREQSSLKRGLADGTSDVNHNSENTPNTNGKRSSDGSLSQEDESAPGYRKVGELQEMVDRQTADLSQMKERMATMAGRVSELEEDLDTARKDLIKSEDSNTRLQRDLRESMAQKEDMEERITTLEKRYLAAQREATSVHDLNDKLENEVANKDSLFRQTEERNRQLQEKLELAEQKLQQTIRKAETLPEVEAELAQRVAALTKAEERHGNVEERLKQLEAQLEEKNQELLRARQREKMNEEHNKRLSETVDKLLTESNERLQLHLKERMSALEDKNALIRELEHTKKLIEESHHEKDQLLIQIETMRAETEQGRGGNNSLLHGRSPMGSTPDFRYPVSASSMMDSNSDHFGGALVLRRPQKGRVAALRDEPSKVQTLNEQEWERVQQANVLANVAHAFESDMDASDLEDDRETIFSSVDLLSPGQADAQTLALMLQEQLDAINNEIRMIQEEKENTAIRAEEIECRVGSGDSLGGRFRSMSSIPPSLCAGSSVGGSPPGSGSSTPRRIPRSPNRELDRMGVMTLASQDDKATIRCETSPPTTPRSMRLNREGGHAASQEDIRDIRGLAGLQDGQGSDPSSSNSSQDSLNKAAKKKSIKSSIGRLFGKKEKGRPSIPGKESPSQAGTPEGENSPKDGLGMGTLGGAAEKNRKLQKNPKTGHELLEEARRQGLPFAQWDGPTVVVWLELWVGMPAWYVAACRANVKSGAIMSALSDTEIQREIGISNPLHRLKLRLAIQEIMSLTSPSAPPTSRTSTGNVWVTHEEMESLAATPPTEDDEGSWAQTLAYGDMNHEWIGNEWLPSLGLPQYRSYFMESLVDARMLDHLTKKDLRGQLKMVDSFHRNSFQCGVMCLRRLNYDRKELERKREESQMDLKDVLVWSNERLISWVQSIGLKEYSANLYESGVHGALLSLDETFDHNTLALLLQIPMQNTQARATLEREYNSLLAIGTDRRMEEDDDKNFRRAPSWRKKFRPKDMRVISLGASDTLPANFRVTSSNTASPSMQPKRSPMDGSQSIQRLDTATVRTYSC; this is translated from the exons ATGATGTGCGAGGTGATGCCTACCATCAGTGAGGCAGAAGGGCCTGGCGGGGGAGGAGGCAGCGGTCGACGGGGCTCTGGTTCGCCGCTACAGTCAGACTCTGAAGGTCATTTTGAGTCGCTGATGGTATCCATGCTGGAGGAGAGGGATCGTCTTCTGGAGACTCTGAGAGAGACTCAGGAGAATCTGGGATTGACCCAGGGAAAACTGCATGAGGTCAGCCATGAGAGAGACTCGCTGCAGAGGCAACTGAACACGGCACTACCTCAG GAGTTTGCTGCTCTGACGAAGGAGGTGAATGTGTGTCGGGAGCAGCTCttggaaaaagaggaagagatTGCTGAATTAAAGGCGGAGAGGAACAACACACGG CTGTTGTTGGAGCACCTTGAGTGTCTGGTATCACGACATGAGCGCAGTCTGAGAATGACAGTCGTAAAGCGGCAGGCACAGTCTCCTGCAGGGGTCTCCAGTGAAGTGGAAGTACTCAAAGCACTCAAGTCGTTATTTGAACATCATAAAGCCCTCGATGAGAAG GTGAGAGAGAGACTCCGCGTGGCTCTGGAGCGATGCAGTGCTCTGGAGGAGCAACTCACCATCTCACACAAAGAA TTGGCATACCTGCGGGAGCAGAGCAGTCTGAAGAGAGGATTGGCGGATGGCACCAGTGACGTGAACCACAACTCTGAAAACACTCCCAACACCAATGGcaag AGGTCATCAGACGGCTCCTTAAGTCAAGAAGATGAGTCCGCACCGGGCTACAGAAAGGTCGGTGAGCTCCAAGAGATGGTGGACCGCCAGACAGCTGATCTCAGTCAGATGAAGGAGCGCATGGCAACAATGGCAGGGCGGGTgtcggagctggaggaggacctGGACACTGCCAGAAAAGACCTCATCAAGTCTGAAGACTCCAACACACGGCTTCAGAGGGACCTAAGAGAG TCAATGGCTCAGAAGGAAGACATGGAGGAGAGGATCACTACTCTGGAGAAACGTTACCTAGCAGCTCAGCGAGAGGCGACTTCCGTCCACGACCTTAACGACAAGTTGGAGAACGAAGTGGCAAACAAGGATTCACTCTTCAGACAG ACCGAAGAAAGGAATCGACAGCTGCAAGAGAAGCTGGAGCTCGCTGAGCAGAAGCTTCAGCAAACCATTCGTAAAGCTGAGACCCTGCCTGaggtggaggcagagctggCTCAAAGAGTTGCCGCCCTCACTAAG GCTGAGGAACGCCATGGCAACGTGGAGGAGAGACTAAAACAGCTGGAGGCACAGCTAGAGGAGAAGAACCAGGAGCTTCTGAGA GCGCGACAGCGTGAGAAGATGAATGAAGAGCACAACAAGCGACTTTCAGAGACCGTTGACAAGCTGCTGACCGAGTCCAATGAACGACTTCAGCTGCACCTGAAGGAAAGGATGTCTGCCCTGGAGGACAAG AATGCCCTGATCAGGGAACTGGAGCACACCAAGAAACTGATTGAGGAATCTCACCATGAAAAG GATCAGCTGCTGATCCAAATTGAGACAATGAGAGCAGAGACAGAGCAGGGACGCGGCGGGAACAACTCCTTACTACACGG ACGTTCACCGATGGGCAGTACTCCAGACTTCAGATATCCAGTGTCGGCATCGTCAATGATGGACAGTAACTCGGATCACTTTGGTGGTGCTTTGGTTCTGAGGCGACCTCAAAAGGGGCGAGTGGCCGCCCTGCGGGACGAGCCGTCCAAG GTGCAGACCCTGAACGAGCAGGAGTGGGAGCGCGTGCAGCAGGCTAACGTGCTGGCCAACGTGGCCCACGCTTTCGAGAGTGACATGGATGCATCTGACCTGGAGGATGACCGTGAGACTATCTTCAGTTCGGTAGACCTTCTGTCGCCTGGCCAGGCAGATGCCCAAACACTGGCTTTGATGCTGCAGGAACAGCTCGATGCCATTAACAACGAAATACG AATGATccaagaggagaaggagaacacTGCCATCCGGGCGGAGGAGATCGAGTGTCGAGTGGGAAGTGGTGACAGTCTTGGAGGGCGTTTCCGCTCTATGAGCTCCATTCCTCCATCGCTGTGTGCCGGCTCCTCAGTGGGTGGTTCACCACCAGGCTCTGGTAGCTCCACACCAAGAAGGATCCCCCGCAGTCCCAATAGGGAACTGGACCGAATGGGCGTCATGACCCTG GCTTCTCAGGATGACAAAGCCACAATCCGATGTGAAACGTCTCCTCCCACAACTCCCCGCTCCATGCGTttgaacagagagggaggacaCGCTGCCAGCCAAGAGGACATTCGGGATATCAGGGG GCTGGCCGGTCTGCAGGATGGTCAGGGCAGTGaccccagcagcagcaacagcagccaggATTCTCTCAACAAGGCTGCCAAAAAGAAAAGTATCAAGTCTTCAATCGGACGCCTATTCGGGAAGAAGGAGAAGGGCCGACCCAGCATTCCTGGAAAAGAGTCCCCTAGTCAAG CAGGAACTCCAGAGGGTGAGAACTCGCCAAAGGACGGTTTGGGAATGGGAACGTTGGGAGGAGCCGCTGAGAAGAACAGGAAGCTGCAGAAAAA TCCAAAGACCGG ACATGAGTTGCTTGAAGAAGCTCGAAGACAAGGCTTGCCTTTCGCTCAGTGGGACGGTCCCACCGTGGTGGTCTGGCTTGAG CTCTGGGTGGGCATGCCGGCCTGGTACGTGGCTGCCTGTCGGGCCAATGTCAAGAGTGGCGCCATCATGTCCGCGCTGTCGGACACAGAGATCCAGAGAGAAATCGGCATCAGCAATCCACTGCACCGACTTAAGCTCCGCCTTGCCATCCAAGAAATCATGTCCCTCACCAGCCCGTCTGCTCCTCCCACGTCCAGAACG TCCACAGGAAACGTTTGGGTCACGCATGAAGAAATGGAAAGTTTGGCGGCCACGCCCCCCACG GAGGATGACGAGGGCAGCTGGGCCCAG ACGCTGGCGTACGGCGACATGAATCATGAGTGGATAGGTAATGAATGGCTGCCCAGCCTGGGTCTCCCACAGTACCGCTCCTACTTCATGGAATCCCTGGTGGACGCCCGCATGCTGGACCACCTGACCAAAAAGGACCTGCGAGGACAGCTGAAGATGGTGGATAGCTTTCACAG GAACAGCTTTCAGTGTGGAGTCATGTGTTTGCGGAGACTGAACTACGACAGGAAAGAGCTTGAAAGGAAAAGAGAGGAATCTCAGATGGACCTTAAAG ACGTGCTTGTGTGGAGTAATGAGCGCCTCATCAGCTGGGTTCAGTCAATTGGCCTGAAAGAGTACAGTGCAAACCTCTATGAGAGCGGAGTCCATGGAGCCCTGCTGTCCTTGGATGAGACCTTCGACCACAACACTCTTGCTCTGCTGCTACAGATCCCTATGCAGAACACACAG GCCAGAGCGACCCTGGAGCGAGAGTACAACAGTCTCCTGGCCATCGGAACAGATCGCAGAATGGAAGAG GACGACGACAAGAACTTCCGTCGTGCTCCATCATGGAGAAAGAAGTTTCGACCCAAAGACATGAGGGTGATATCGCTGGGTGCCTCCGACACGCTGCCTGCAAACTTCAGAGTGACCAGCAGCAACACGGCGTCTCCCTCCATGCAGCCAAAGAGAAGTCCCATGGATG GAAGTCAGTCTATACAGAGGCTGGACACTGCCACAGTCAGGACCTACTCTTGTTAA